In Gemmata obscuriglobus, a single genomic region encodes these proteins:
- a CDS encoding DUF1501 domain-containing protein, translating into MLTFWGAAQRYCDNVSRRNFLQLGAFGAGLTLADVLRARAAQNPAARAGTSQKAAIMIYLPGGPSHLDMYDLKPDAPAEFRGEFKPIKTNVSGVSICEHMPLQARMWDKLAVVRSLVSVDEHSDSLVSTGFSEQVNRVAAHPAFGSVVAKLRADGGNDVPPFVSLRGGGSPGTEPGYLGPAHRPFTPSGAGVENLRLAGGVTGDRLGDRKDLLGKFDTARREIDASGTMKGMDAYAGRAFDMIASGVVRKALDLKHEDPKTRDRYKGVEQFLTARRLVEAGVGCVTLSYGGWDTHTGNFKELKRQLPQLDRGVANLIQDLHDRGMQDDVVTVVWGEFGRTPKINSSDAGRDHWSPVMSALVAGGGLKMGQAVGSTSAKGEYPKERPYKVPHLLATLYRAMGIDPAYTFPNGAGRPMYILDDRNTVEELL; encoded by the coding sequence ATGCTGACCTTCTGGGGCGCCGCCCAACGGTACTGCGACAACGTGAGCCGCCGGAATTTCTTACAACTCGGGGCGTTCGGGGCCGGGCTGACGCTGGCGGACGTACTCCGGGCGCGGGCCGCCCAGAATCCGGCCGCGCGGGCCGGCACGTCGCAAAAAGCGGCCATCATGATCTACCTGCCGGGCGGTCCGTCGCACCTGGACATGTATGACCTTAAACCCGACGCACCGGCCGAGTTCCGCGGCGAGTTCAAACCGATCAAAACGAACGTCAGCGGCGTCTCGATCTGCGAGCACATGCCGCTCCAGGCGCGGATGTGGGACAAGCTGGCGGTCGTCCGCTCGCTCGTATCGGTCGATGAACATTCCGACTCGCTGGTGAGCACCGGGTTCAGCGAGCAGGTGAACCGCGTCGCGGCGCACCCGGCGTTCGGCTCGGTGGTGGCCAAGCTGCGTGCGGACGGCGGCAACGACGTGCCCCCCTTCGTGAGCCTTCGCGGCGGCGGCAGCCCGGGCACCGAACCGGGCTACCTCGGGCCGGCCCACCGCCCGTTCACCCCGAGCGGCGCCGGGGTGGAGAACCTGAGGCTCGCCGGCGGAGTCACCGGCGACCGGCTGGGCGACCGCAAGGACCTCCTCGGCAAGTTCGACACCGCCCGCCGCGAGATCGACGCCAGCGGCACGATGAAGGGAATGGACGCCTACGCCGGCCGCGCGTTCGACATGATCGCGTCCGGGGTGGTCCGCAAGGCGCTCGACCTGAAGCACGAGGACCCGAAGACCCGCGACCGGTACAAGGGCGTCGAACAGTTCCTCACCGCCCGGCGGCTGGTCGAGGCCGGCGTGGGCTGCGTGACCCTCAGCTACGGCGGCTGGGACACGCACACCGGCAACTTCAAGGAGCTGAAGCGGCAGCTCCCGCAGCTCGACCGCGGGGTCGCGAACCTGATCCAGGACCTGCACGACCGCGGGATGCAGGACGACGTGGTGACGGTGGTGTGGGGCGAGTTCGGCCGCACCCCGAAGATCAACAGCTCGGACGCCGGCCGCGACCACTGGTCGCCCGTCATGAGCGCCCTGGTGGCCGGCGGCGGGCTGAAGATGGGCCAGGCGGTCGGGAGCACGTCCGCGAAGGGCGAGTACCCGAAGGAGCGCCCATACAAGGTGCCGCACCTGCTCGCGACGCTGTATCGGGCGATGGGCATCGACCCGGCGTACACGTTCCCGAACGGCGCCGGCCGCCCGATGTACATCCTCGACGACCGCAACACGGTCGAGGAGTTGCTCTGA
- a CDS encoding MerR family transcriptional regulator gives MSERQRWKVGELAARTALTVRTLHHYDAIGLLVPSDRSGSAHGSGHRLYTAADVTRLHQILCLKQLGFSLEQVREYMTGDAYDPREVVRLHLANVRRRAAELDRLGDRLQSLSEMLDAADAPSADTFLETIEVMSMIEKYYTPEQLKQIEDRRNSAGPELQAAIATGPQMWADLFADVRAAMEAGVGPGDEKARPLGERWLALVTGFTGGDPGLFASLRAMYQNEDNVRGMDVKAMRPLNEYLEKVRAAHGVRHPGEL, from the coding sequence ATGTCGGAACGGCAGCGGTGGAAGGTCGGTGAGCTGGCCGCGCGGACGGCGCTCACCGTGCGCACGTTACACCACTACGACGCGATCGGGCTGCTCGTGCCATCGGATCGTAGTGGGTCCGCGCACGGCTCCGGGCACCGGCTGTACACCGCCGCCGACGTTACGAGGCTGCACCAGATCCTGTGCCTGAAGCAACTCGGGTTCAGCCTCGAACAGGTGCGCGAGTACATGACCGGCGATGCCTACGACCCCCGCGAGGTCGTGCGGCTGCACCTCGCGAACGTGCGCCGGCGGGCCGCGGAACTGGACCGCCTCGGCGACCGGTTGCAGTCCCTGTCGGAAATGCTCGACGCGGCGGACGCGCCGTCCGCCGACACGTTCCTCGAAACGATTGAGGTGATGAGCATGATCGAGAAGTACTACACCCCCGAGCAACTGAAACAGATCGAGGACCGCCGCAACTCCGCCGGCCCCGAGCTGCAAGCGGCCATCGCGACGGGACCGCAAATGTGGGCCGACCTGTTCGCGGACGTTCGGGCGGCGATGGAAGCGGGCGTTGGACCCGGTGACGAGAAGGCGCGCCCGCTGGGGGAACGGTGGCTCGCGCTCGTGACGGGCTTCACCGGCGGCGACCCGGGGCTGTTCGCCTCGCTTCGCGCGATGTACCAGAACGAGGACAACGTGCGGGGGATGGATGTGAAGGCCATGCGCCCGCTCAACGAGTACCTCGAAAAGGTGCGCGCCGCCCACGGCGTCCGGCACCCCGGCGAGTTGTAG
- a CDS encoding Ig-like domain repeat protein, whose product MLPSWLRQLFRNKFTGHGTVAPFQNALTLEALENRAMPAIITWTGGAVPDFDFNGSGTTNVGPVDANGAPVNPNDVGESGDLSWSNPLNWDLGVPTSGDDVVFETAAFYGGTLPRSANYFKYYTTDRFVPTPNSVMDLTQTVRSITIKDAGWLIVDQVVDEPLFPQGNAPTNLGTLTVTDGITYLGAGSSTLYFRMQLSNEAQNFTATNAAGTLNIIGNIGTSPAAANPSQVGFIKLGDGTISLGGRNPVTGAAGGNNTFAGLVEVQQGVLLANSNNALGLTAVGTNVLNGATLRVNVSNFRESLTIQGTGVGGQGALFGGDGVDPLTGGTVLNGVTLNPSATVGGRLTISGVVSGSGNLTTIGTITLTTANTYGGVTFVNAGSLAISNDDALSPGSYTVVSSGATLALLSNPVSGARVIDDELLILNGTGLADTGNNNQPLGALFAQGANRTTPAEWRSAIFLEGNATIGVFDGGALLVSGHLANLPASAAATALLTPTEALSLQAYRALNRPVVANASLSKWGKGTVIFPNPNLEFSGNTFVNNGVLVMQGPNVLGPATRTTAPRGGAITVNSDITNQSFGTLELQGQYTLQKNLTLNGPGYTGGALSITDNAATPAVHTVIDVAGTVTIASTTTISNDPNTDLTISGVIGGAAGQNLTKVGTGTVSITNTNTFLGALTLRNGVTTVTRGGGFGGTGGAGTTVASGAALVLASGITVQNEALTLTSAAGSSAALQVSSGTNVWTGTVSVIGNNQIGPGDEAIINVTGATGSLEFSNVVSGDAKIRKLGAGELKLTGTASNTFVDTLQIEQGTVSLKKIAPVGTTVNAVAGAIIVGDGQGGNNADVLRLDAPNQIPDTRAITVNSSGLFDLNGSNETVGPLALQGGEVTTGAGSLILTTNVATFGSSEMSRITGNVFLGSTTRTFTFLPGAATTFSANRNPAQAGGTVTLTFTVTGNPGDPVPTGTVSFFDGNIFLGTATVLAGTATFTVQANVLTVGAHTITAVYTGDANYAPSTVPLDQSLVIVNPSERAVLTSSASPALAGQVITFTFNLPPRAGEAVPTGTVQFFDGPNPIGAPVALSALGTATYMTTLPVGSHQITAAYSGDGTYSPVQVTLANQQVGTPAQLVLRSSGNPVAPGSPVTFTFIASGDSSAPTPGGSVQFFDNGVAIGAPVALDANGVATLTTSALTVGTHTITAAYTGDANVYLPGVVPLAPTLVVGGTPLLTVISGANQAIAASAVPLTFIATGRAGDPVPTGTVQFFDNGVGIGAPVALVNGQATISPTTLGVGSRTITAVYSGDNFYAGGTGRLTANQTIIAAPTPAAGTIAGIVSSSSNSVTSNGNVTFTFTAIPPSGGVIPNGTVQFFDGTTPIGAPVALNTVGNNGVASVTTSGLTPGTHTIRAQYFGGNYTANTYTLTPAQVVVNPYIIQVSSSNNPAGVTENVTFTANFITLPGAPALTGTVSFYDNGVQIGTIQNVVGGSASVTTPNLTPGTHTITVRYFGSGGLTPTYAPTVTDVPLAPSQVVGVPPIMLLTSNLNPAPPGSLVTLTFVASGKAGDPVPAGSVQFFDNGVPIGGTVPLNAGSATRDVSFTPGTHTITAQFIPENGNTNYTSGVATLVPSQVVTTPAAIQLTADNNPTATGANVTFTYRLTPGTNDPVPTGTVQFFDGATPISGQVILVNGVATLTTNTLTIGTHTITAVFTSGDSNYQSNQATFNNLVVSNPPLPPLAPPPTIVGAAQPTLQMNAVMSGAAGAGVIKTGSGQLVLNAVNTYTGTTTVNGLNGAIVVGVNNALPDTGVVVTTGTLTVNPGVSDQVASLTGAGTLDLGAGGNLATGVSNGNDTFAGPITGSGTLTKVGAGTLTLTGNSPAYTGSSVVAGGTLLVTANQSSASVVVQGGATLGGTGTVGAVTVNPGGVLAPGTSPGILNSTGNLTFSAGSTFLVEVNGTTVGTQYDRYVTTGTANLNGATLGFNLGFTPTLGDSFTILTAAGGVSGAFNGLPDQGTFTLNNRVYQVSYLATSVVVTQVANATTTSLVSNNNPSLPGSAVTFTFTITPTAGADPMPLGTVQFQDNGVNIGAPVTLTAGSGNSAVAVLTTSALVNGSHTITAVYTPQTVPTASPYLTATAAIVQAVTVPSTTTLTALQGPVVFGSVTSFLAGVGEQSGLQTPTGTFTFTNSATGAVLGVVALDATGRAVFSTAALPPGTATVTVTYSGDSFYRASTATVTQVVDRQNRVVVGSDAGPVATVQVFDSTTGALVGTFQPFDQYTGGVKVATGDVNNDGVADIVVSAGAGAPGGHVKVYDGVSFGLLSSFFTFLGYNGGVNVAVGDVDGDGFGDVVIGTAASNDHVKAFSGRSLLNGGIAANGTADPSTILSFFAYGGGNPVGVTVAAGDVDGDGRADVITGSATFAGHVKAFSASGQQIGSYFAYGAGYLGGIYVAAGDLDGDGRAEIVTGATNAPHVKALRLDGSEVASFFAYTNGNGSPAPFGVRVAVADRNGDRLADILTGSAGGAPHVKAFSGLDPSLLLDSFIAIPPGQAPSTSGVFVGGSAPK is encoded by the coding sequence ATGTTGCCTTCTTGGCTCCGCCAACTGTTCCGCAATAAGTTCACGGGCCACGGCACGGTCGCCCCGTTCCAAAACGCGCTCACGCTTGAGGCGCTAGAAAACCGCGCCATGCCGGCCATCATCACGTGGACCGGCGGCGCGGTGCCGGACTTCGACTTCAACGGGAGCGGGACCACCAACGTCGGCCCTGTGGACGCAAACGGTGCGCCCGTCAACCCCAACGACGTCGGCGAGAGCGGTGATCTTAGCTGGTCGAACCCGCTCAACTGGGACCTCGGCGTCCCCACGAGCGGGGACGACGTGGTGTTCGAGACCGCGGCGTTCTATGGCGGTACTCTGCCGCGCAGTGCGAACTATTTCAAATATTATACGACTGACAGGTTTGTACCCACTCCCAACTCGGTGATGGACCTCACCCAAACGGTCCGCTCCATTACCATCAAGGACGCGGGCTGGCTCATCGTCGATCAGGTCGTGGATGAGCCACTTTTCCCCCAGGGCAACGCTCCCACGAACCTCGGGACGCTGACCGTCACGGACGGGATCACGTACTTGGGTGCCGGCAGTAGTACGCTCTACTTCCGGATGCAACTGAGCAACGAGGCGCAGAACTTCACGGCCACCAACGCGGCCGGGACGCTGAACATCATCGGCAACATCGGCACCTCACCGGCCGCCGCGAACCCGTCACAGGTGGGCTTTATCAAACTCGGTGACGGAACGATCTCGCTCGGCGGGAGGAACCCGGTAACGGGGGCCGCCGGCGGGAACAACACGTTCGCCGGCCTCGTCGAGGTGCAACAAGGCGTCCTCCTCGCCAACAGCAACAACGCCCTCGGCCTGACCGCCGTCGGCACGAACGTGCTGAACGGGGCGACGCTCAGGGTGAACGTGTCGAACTTCCGCGAGTCGCTCACGATTCAGGGGACCGGCGTCGGGGGCCAGGGCGCTCTTTTCGGCGGCGACGGCGTCGACCCGCTCACCGGCGGTACGGTTTTGAACGGGGTGACCCTGAACCCGTCGGCGACGGTCGGCGGCCGGCTGACGATCAGCGGGGTGGTCTCTGGGTCTGGAAACCTGACGACTATAGGCACGATCACGCTGACGACGGCGAACACCTACGGCGGTGTCACGTTCGTTAACGCCGGGTCCCTCGCGATCAGCAACGACGACGCCCTGTCGCCGGGCTCCTACACGGTGGTCAGCAGCGGCGCGACGCTCGCGCTGTTGAGCAACCCGGTGTCGGGCGCCCGCGTGATCGACGACGAACTGCTCATCCTGAACGGCACCGGGCTCGCGGACACGGGCAACAACAATCAGCCGCTCGGCGCCCTGTTCGCGCAAGGGGCCAACCGCACGACGCCCGCGGAGTGGCGGAGCGCGATCTTCTTGGAGGGCAACGCCACCATCGGGGTGTTTGACGGTGGGGCCTTGTTGGTCAGCGGTCACCTCGCCAACCTGCCGGCGAGCGCGGCGGCCACGGCCCTCCTGACGCCGACCGAGGCCCTCTCCCTCCAGGCGTACCGGGCGCTCAACCGGCCGGTCGTCGCGAACGCCAGCCTGTCGAAATGGGGCAAGGGCACGGTGATCTTCCCGAACCCGAACCTCGAGTTCAGCGGCAACACGTTCGTCAACAACGGCGTCCTCGTCATGCAGGGGCCGAACGTGCTCGGCCCCGCGACCCGCACCACCGCCCCGCGTGGTGGCGCGATCACCGTGAACTCCGACATCACGAACCAGTCGTTCGGCACCCTCGAGCTTCAGGGCCAGTACACGCTGCAGAAGAACCTCACCCTCAACGGGCCGGGGTACACCGGGGGCGCGCTGTCGATCACCGACAACGCGGCCACCCCGGCGGTCCACACCGTGATCGATGTGGCCGGGACCGTGACGATCGCCTCGACAACGACGATCTCGAACGACCCGAACACCGACCTGACCATCAGCGGGGTCATCGGCGGCGCGGCCGGGCAGAACCTGACGAAGGTCGGAACCGGCACGGTCAGCATCACCAACACCAACACCTTCCTCGGGGCGCTGACGCTGCGCAACGGCGTCACGACGGTCACGAGGGGCGGCGGGTTCGGCGGCACCGGCGGCGCCGGCACCACGGTCGCCTCCGGCGCCGCCCTGGTGCTCGCGAGCGGCATCACCGTCCAGAACGAGGCGCTCACCCTCACCAGCGCGGCCGGCTCCTCCGCGGCGCTCCAGGTGAGTTCCGGCACCAACGTGTGGACCGGGACCGTGAGCGTGATCGGGAACAACCAGATCGGCCCCGGCGACGAGGCCATCATCAACGTCACCGGCGCGACCGGGTCGCTCGAGTTCAGCAACGTCGTCAGCGGTGACGCCAAGATCCGGAAGCTCGGCGCCGGTGAGCTGAAGCTCACCGGCACCGCCTCCAACACCTTCGTCGATACGCTCCAGATCGAACAGGGTACGGTGTCGCTCAAGAAGATCGCCCCCGTCGGCACCACGGTCAACGCCGTCGCCGGGGCGATCATCGTCGGCGACGGGCAGGGCGGCAACAACGCGGACGTGTTGCGCCTGGACGCCCCGAACCAGATCCCCGACACCAGGGCCATTACGGTCAACTCGTCCGGGCTGTTCGACCTGAACGGCTCCAACGAAACGGTCGGGCCGCTGGCGCTCCAGGGCGGCGAGGTGACAACGGGTGCGGGCTCGCTGATCCTCACGACCAACGTAGCGACCTTCGGCTCGTCCGAGATGTCGAGGATCACCGGGAACGTGTTCCTCGGGTCCACCACGCGGACCTTCACCTTCCTCCCGGGGGCGGCCACCACGTTCTCGGCGAACCGGAACCCGGCCCAGGCCGGCGGGACCGTGACGCTCACCTTCACGGTGACCGGGAACCCCGGGGACCCCGTGCCGACCGGGACGGTGTCGTTCTTCGACGGCAACATTTTCCTCGGCACGGCGACCGTGCTCGCCGGCACGGCGACCTTCACGGTGCAGGCGAACGTGTTGACGGTCGGCGCGCACACCATCACCGCCGTGTACACCGGCGACGCGAACTACGCCCCCTCGACCGTGCCCCTGGATCAGAGCCTGGTGATCGTGAACCCGAGCGAGCGGGCCGTGCTCACGTCGAGCGCCTCGCCGGCGCTGGCCGGGCAGGTCATCACGTTCACGTTCAACCTGCCGCCCCGGGCGGGTGAAGCGGTGCCGACCGGGACCGTGCAGTTCTTCGACGGGCCGAACCCCATCGGCGCGCCGGTGGCGCTGTCGGCCCTCGGAACGGCGACGTACATGACGACCCTGCCGGTCGGGTCGCACCAGATCACGGCCGCGTACAGCGGCGACGGCACCTACTCCCCGGTTCAGGTGACCCTCGCGAACCAGCAGGTGGGTACGCCGGCCCAGCTCGTGCTCCGGTCGAGCGGCAACCCGGTCGCGCCGGGCAGCCCCGTGACGTTCACGTTCATCGCCAGCGGGGACTCGTCCGCCCCGACGCCGGGCGGGAGCGTTCAGTTCTTCGACAACGGCGTCGCGATCGGGGCACCGGTCGCGCTCGACGCCAACGGGGTGGCGACGCTGACCACCAGCGCGCTGACGGTCGGCACGCACACCATCACCGCGGCGTACACCGGCGATGCGAACGTGTACCTGCCCGGGGTCGTGCCGCTCGCCCCGACCCTGGTCGTGGGCGGCACCCCCCTCCTCACGGTGATTTCTGGCGCGAACCAGGCCATTGCCGCCAGCGCTGTGCCGCTCACATTCATCGCCACGGGGCGGGCGGGCGACCCGGTGCCGACTGGGACCGTGCAGTTCTTCGACAACGGCGTCGGGATCGGCGCCCCGGTGGCACTCGTCAACGGGCAGGCGACGATCTCGCCGACCACGCTCGGAGTCGGCTCGCGCACCATTACCGCCGTCTACTCCGGAGACAACTTCTATGCGGGCGGGACGGGGCGGCTGACGGCAAATCAGACCATCATTGCCGCTCCAACGCCTGCTGCGGGCACCATTGCGGGGATCGTCTCCTCGAGTTCCAACTCGGTGACGAGCAACGGGAACGTGACGTTCACGTTCACCGCGATCCCGCCGTCGGGCGGCGTGATTCCGAACGGGACGGTGCAGTTCTTCGACGGCACCACCCCCATCGGCGCGCCGGTCGCGCTGAACACCGTGGGCAACAACGGGGTCGCGTCGGTGACGACGAGTGGCCTGACCCCGGGCACGCACACGATTCGCGCCCAGTATTTCGGCGGCAACTACACGGCCAATACTTACACCCTGACGCCGGCTCAGGTTGTTGTAAATCCGTATATTATCCAGGTTTCGTCGAGCAACAACCCGGCGGGCGTGACCGAGAACGTGACGTTCACGGCCAACTTTATTACCCTCCCCGGCGCGCCGGCGCTGACCGGGACCGTCAGCTTCTATGATAACGGCGTCCAGATCGGCACTATTCAGAACGTCGTCGGCGGTTCGGCGTCGGTGACGACACCGAACCTGACACCCGGTACGCACACGATTACTGTCAGGTACTTTGGGAGCGGTGGGCTCACCCCGACTTACGCCCCGACGGTGACTGATGTTCCGCTTGCGCCAAGTCAGGTGGTGGGTGTCCCCCCCATCATGCTGCTCACATCGAACCTCAACCCGGCCCCTCCCGGAAGCCTCGTCACGTTGACGTTCGTGGCAAGCGGTAAGGCGGGCGACCCGGTGCCGGCCGGGAGCGTCCAGTTCTTCGACAACGGCGTTCCAATCGGTGGCACTGTGCCGCTCAACGCCGGTAGCGCAACCCGGGACGTGAGCTTTACACCCGGCACGCACACGATCACGGCCCAGTTCATACCCGAGAACGGGAACACCAACTACACCAGCGGGGTCGCGACGCTGGTGCCCAGCCAGGTGGTGACGACCCCGGCGGCGATCCAACTCACCGCCGACAACAACCCGACCGCCACCGGCGCCAACGTGACGTTCACGTACCGCCTGACCCCCGGAACCAACGACCCGGTGCCGACCGGGACGGTGCAGTTCTTCGACGGCGCGACCCCGATCAGCGGCCAGGTGATCCTGGTCAACGGCGTGGCGACGCTGACCACGAACACGCTGACGATCGGCACGCACACGATCACCGCTGTGTTCACCTCTGGGGACTCCAATTACCAGTCCAACCAGGCGACGTTCAACAACCTGGTGGTGAGCAACCCGCCGCTGCCCCCGCTGGCCCCCCCGCCCACGATCGTCGGTGCGGCCCAGCCCACGCTCCAAATGAACGCCGTGATGAGCGGCGCCGCCGGGGCCGGGGTCATCAAGACCGGTTCGGGCCAACTGGTCCTGAACGCCGTCAACACCTACACGGGCACGACCACGGTCAACGGGCTCAACGGGGCGATCGTGGTGGGGGTGAACAACGCCCTGCCCGACACCGGGGTGGTCGTGACGACGGGCACTCTGACGGTGAACCCCGGGGTCAGCGACCAGGTCGCGTCGCTGACCGGGGCCGGCACGCTGGACCTGGGCGCCGGCGGCAACCTCGCAACTGGGGTGAGTAACGGCAACGACACGTTCGCCGGGCCGATCACCGGGAGCGGCACCCTCACGAAAGTGGGCGCCGGTACGTTGACCCTGACCGGTAACAGTCCTGCTTACACCGGTAGCAGTGTCGTGGCCGGGGGCACGTTGCTGGTCACGGCCAACCAGAGCAGCGCGAGCGTCGTGGTGCAGGGCGGCGCTACGCTCGGCGGCACCGGTACGGTCGGCGCCGTTACGGTCAACCCGGGTGGCGTCCTGGCACCCGGTACGAGCCCGGGCATTCTGAACAGCACCGGCAACTTGACGTTTAGCGCCGGCTCGACCTTCTTGGTCGAGGTGAACGGTACGACGGTGGGCACGCAGTACGACCGGTACGTGACTACCGGGACTGCGAACCTCAACGGCGCTACTTTGGGCTTCAACCTCGGTTTCACTCCGACGCTCGGTGACTCGTTCACCATCCTGACCGCGGCGGGCGGGGTGAGCGGGGCGTTCAACGGTCTGCCCGACCAGGGCACGTTCACGCTCAACAACCGGGTGTACCAGGTTAGCTACCTGGCCACCAGTGTCGTCGTCACTCAGGTGGCGAACGCCACGACCACCTCGCTCGTTTCAAACAACAACCCGTCGCTGCCGGGCTCGGCGGTCACGTTCACCTTCACGATCACCCCGACCGCTGGCGCCGACCCGATGCCGCTGGGCACGGTCCAGTTCCAGGACAACGGGGTCAACATCGGCGCACCGGTTACGCTGACGGCCGGGTCCGGGAATTCGGCGGTGGCGGTGCTGACGACTTCGGCCCTCGTGAACGGGTCGCACACGATCACCGCCGTGTACACTCCGCAGACGGTTCCAACAGCGTCTCCGTACCTGACTGCTACCGCCGCAATAGTTCAGGCCGTTACCGTTCCTTCGACCACGACCCTGACGGCTCTGCAAGGGCCGGTGGTGTTTGGGAGCGTCACGTCGTTCCTGGCCGGCGTGGGGGAGCAGTCGGGGCTGCAGACGCCGACCGGGACGTTCACGTTCACCAACTCCGCGACCGGAGCGGTGCTCGGGGTCGTGGCCCTGGACGCCACGGGCCGGGCGGTGTTCAGCACCGCGGCCCTGCCCCCGGGTACGGCGACGGTGACCGTGACGTACTCGGGCGACAGCTTCTACCGTGCGAGCACGGCGACCGTGACGCAAGTGGTGGACCGGCAGAACCGGGTGGTGGTCGGGTCGGACGCGGGCCCGGTGGCAACGGTGCAGGTGTTCGATTCGACTACCGGGGCACTGGTCGGCACGTTCCAGCCGTTCGACCAGTACACCGGCGGTGTGAAGGTGGCGACCGGCGACGTGAACAACGACGGGGTTGCCGACATCGTGGTGTCCGCCGGGGCGGGCGCGCCGGGCGGCCACGTGAAGGTGTACGACGGCGTGTCGTTCGGGCTGCTGTCGAGCTTCTTCACGTTCCTCGGGTACAACGGCGGCGTCAACGTCGCGGTCGGCGACGTGGACGGCGACGGGTTCGGTGACGTGGTGATCGGCACCGCCGCCAGTAACGACCACGTGAAGGCGTTCTCCGGCCGGTCGCTGCTGAACGGCGGCATCGCCGCGAACGGCACGGCCGACCCGAGCACCATCCTGAGCTTCTTCGCCTACGGCGGGGGTAACCCGGTCGGGGTGACGGTGGCCGCGGGCGACGTGGACGGGGACGGCCGGGCCGACGTGATCACCGGGTCGGCCACGTTCGCCGGCCACGTGAAGGCGTTCTCGGCGAGCGGGCAGCAGATCGGCAGCTACTTCGCATACGGCGCGGGGTACCTGGGTGGGATCTACGTGGCCGCCGGCGACCTGGACGGGGACGGGCGGGCGGAGATCGTGACCGGGGCCACCAACGCCCCGCACGTGAAGGCGCTGCGGCTGGACGGGTCCGAGGTGGCGAGCTTCTTCGCGTACACCAACGGGAACGGCTCGCCGGCCCCGTTCGGGGTGCGGGTCGCGGTCGCGGACCGCAACGGGGACCGGCTCGCCGACATCCTCACCGGTTCGGCCGGTGGCGCCCCGCACGTGAAGGCGTTCAGCGGGCTCGACCCGTCGCTGCTGCTCGACAGCTTCATCGCCATCCCGCCGGGCCAGGCCCCGTCCACGAGCGGCGTGTTCGTGGGCGGCAGTGCCCCGAAGTAG
- a CDS encoding DUF433 domain-containing protein, whose amino-acid sequence MEAFDRITHNPLQMGGRPCIRGMRITVGLIVGMLAAGRSHEEILKAYPYLEGEDITQALAYAAWRLEEREQPLGATLPVSKQASIRAMD is encoded by the coding sequence ATGGAAGCGTTCGACCGCATCACACACAACCCCCTCCAAATGGGCGGGCGGCCGTGCATCCGCGGGATGCGGATCACTGTCGGGCTAATCGTCGGAATGCTTGCCGCGGGTCGTTCTCATGAAGAAATTCTGAAAGCGTACCCCTACCTCGAAGGAGAAGACATCACACAGGCACTCGCCTACGCCGCCTGGAGGCTTGAGGAGCGCGAACAGCCGCTGGGAGCCACTTTGCCCGTCTCCAAACAAGCTTCCATCCGCGCAATGGACTAA
- a CDS encoding DUF5615 family PIN-like protein: MNFSILIDLNLSPDWVPVLNADGHAAVHWSAVGDPHALDSELVE; the protein is encoded by the coding sequence ATGAACTTCTCGATCCTCATCGACCTGAACCTGTCACCGGATTGGGTGCCGGTGTTGAACGCGGACGGGCACGCCGCAGTCCACTGGTCAGCGGTGGGCGATCCGCACGCTCTCGACTCGGAACTTGTGGAGTAG